In Plasmodium brasilianum strain Bolivian I chromosome 12, whole genome shotgun sequence, the genomic window tacatatataaaaacatgcatacacatgtatatgcataacTGTGTTACGTTACGTATGGCAAATAATATCAAATAAACTGAAGAGCATATCCATATATTCAGAATTTTTTGTGCTTCAAATTTTCGTTTCGAATTTTCCATAATACTGTCATTTTCCTTCTGcgtgtaaataataaatatttacatattcatacttgtaaatacatgtacaactaatatatatatatatatatatgtataactatatacatattacatattttgcGTTTATAATTACCTATAAATGttttgcttatattttatataattacatatatattagttttaaatttatgtaatttgGTTTTTAACACttgtattaaaattatttcatatgttcgaatcttttttttttttttaaaaaagaattcttAATTTTACTGCAGTAAaaggtattttttatttttatttctattatttttctgagcttttttggtaaaaattaaaacattttaattttaaaaagtataattaagaattttcttcttttttcatctttttttttctttttgcttctcttttcttcttttttcttcttttttcttcttttttcatttttacttgtttttcatccttttttttctttttgcttCTCTTTTCTTCGCTTTtcttgtttttcctttttttccatttttgaatatatttttaagctTCTATTTTACAAGATAATTGtgagtataatttttttaattttttttttttataaacatttttttttccgtcctttacatttttttaatatttaaaaggtGTGTTGTTAGGAGAATATATGGCTAATACTTaagcatatttttcattcatgtttcgtattattatgtactatacgcgtatacatataatatacgcatatatatgtatatatatgtatatgtacactgTTTagagtaaaattatatgctaataaaatattgtaacaTACCAAATCAAgttgaatataatatttcaacctttttttttttagtagaCCGTTTTATTTACCTTTCccatttatatgtttttattctgAACGGCGCAATTTTGCCTTGCCAGTCATAATTTTGCAAAAGTGCGTAGGattatatatgtgaaaataTATGTCCATACACGTATATGCGACAGGTACATACGTACagatgcatacatacatatatacacatacgtacgtaccaacccatataattatgtacatatatatatatatatatatatatatatataatgtgaGTACTTAAGCTCATATTGACTTATTAAGTGACAGCAGGTGGGCCGCGTTCTTCACATTTGATGAAAAGGGAATCCGACcgtttatatgtacaaaaacGAATGTACagttttatatacatattattacaatCTTTTGATAACAGTAGTATGATTACaatcgtatatatatatatatatatatatatatatatgcatacaatatgtacatataatacatgtTCCTTTTATTTCCCCCCCTCCTTTTTCTCTACCCATCTTGCTTATCATTTTACCACGcacatatttcatttttttttttttttttttttttttgttgtactGCGCATTTAAGGTTAAACATTACgcgtgtgtatgtatgtatgtatgcattcatgtatgtaatatatatatgtacaagcCCATATGTAGTGTTCTGTGCTTAAATAccatatgtattataatgtacattaaagtaaaaatagtgCGAAGAGGGTATAAGTGAAATAAAgagtgtaaaaatattaacgaCCAACAAATCAAACTCCTCGATGAATGAAACTAATAATGAGAAATCTAAACGAAATTTAATTGAGAAAGTAAGTAGTGAAAAAGATAATTCGATTAATGAAGGAGTGAATATACCGACTGACCAAAGAGCTAATGAGAGCAAAGGTTTCAGTAACAGTTACGAAAATTATGGCAGCAGTATGAGTAGCAGTAATAACAACAGAAGCAATACTGGAAGTACTAGCGGTAATAATGTAGGCAGTACTAGCGGTAATAATGTAGGCAGTACTAGCGGTAATAATGTAGGCAGTACTAGCGGTAATAATGTAGGCAGTACTAGTGGTAATAATGTAGGCAGTACTAGCGGTAATAATGTAGGCAGTACTAGTGGTAATAATGTAGGCAGTACTAGCGGTAATAATGTAGGCAGTACTAGTGGTAATAATGTAGGCAGTACTAGCGGTAATAATGTAGGCAGTACTAGTGGTAACAACATAGGAAGTAGAAACAGTAACAGCAACGGTGGGGGGGAGAGACGCGTAAGTAGTTTCAAGGAGGGAAACCCCAACGGCAAAGATACTGCATCGACGAAAAAGTTAGAGAGCGGTTTAAATGAAGagaaagaaacaaaaaagaattacaTGCAATATGATGATGGTAATCcagaaataaatttttttattaataaagataatttaaaaatagctAGATATGCATGGAAGGCAGAAAACCCTAAAGCGTATGTATTTGCTTTACATGGAATTACATCACATCTGAGAAacgaatatttaaattatatgggTAGACCTGCATGGGTTGATCAAAGAAAGGATGAACACCgtgaaaaaggaaataatgaaaaggagGGATCATTAAGAAGAGGGTTCATTAAAATAGGGGGCAACTACCTTAGTAAAAGCGGGTCTGTAAAGGAGCACGAGAAGTATGTGATTCCTAATGGCAACGACTGCAACGACTGCAACGACCGCAACGACCGCAACGACCGCAACGACTGCAACGACTGCATTAATGGCATCAGCAATggaaattataataacagcaccagtaataataataatggtaacATAGGTGGTAGTGCGCGTGTCAATGCTCCCGGTAGCGCTAATATAAGGGCGTTGAGCTTCTCCTCGGGTAAAGTAAGACAAAGATCGTACGATCGAGAAATGAGGAGCCAGAGTAATACAAATTCTTCGGATGAAGAAGAGGAGGAGTacgatgatgatgatgatgatgataatgaCTCTTCGTCTTTATCATGCAGTTCATCCGAACTAGGGGATAAGAGAAACTTAGAAAAGAAGTTAACAATGTTTTTGTCCTGCTCATCTTGTATttcaaatttaaatgaaacgATGAATCATGTGAACAGCAAATTCAGTGAGGGTGCTTTAAATAGTGGTAACAGTAATAACTATAACTGTAACTATAGCAACAGTAACATTAACAGCAATAgttttaataatacaaatagcttcaataataataataataataataataataataataataatactgaTACTAATACTAATACTAAtactaattattattataaatataactataaCGATGATGATGAGTGTAGTGATAACGCTATAGACGACGAAAATGTATTGTTACCTAATAAGGCGGATGTAACAAAGCATTATGACTCAAGTGTATATTACTGCTCTATGTGTGGCATATGTGAATACTGTAATTGTGGTGTAAGAACattatcatataaaaatagttgGATAGAAATGctaaatgaaaatgatttTTCGTTTGTTGGTATTGATAATCAGTCACATGGATTATCAGAAGGATTTAAAAACTATCGTTGTTATATTGAAGATTTCGATAATTTCATCCTGGACGCTGTTCAAGCTTTAGAAATATTTGTTAATGAATGGAAAGAAAGAAATGAGTTAAAGCCAATAATTATTATGGGTTTATCTATGGGTGGTTGTATAGCCTTAAAATCgttagaatatatatatagatctAATAAAGAATGgaaatcatatataaaatcttTAGTATTAGTATCACCTATGATTAGTTTaggtaaacaaaaaaacaaaattagtAATAGACTTCTAATATCAGCAACGAAATTTCTTAAATACTTCTTCCCACTACTTCCAGTTAATGTAAAAGAAAGTAATCCCATGTATCCATGGATTAAACATGATTCGGAAATTGATCCATATCAATATTGTGGGCCCTTAAGAGTACGAATAGCAGCAGAATGTGTCGGTGCAGCTGACAGTTGCTTGacgtataaaaatttaaaatatatagaggATGGAGATGTTGATATTATAGTGATTCAGTCCAAACATGACTGCATTGTTGATCCCAGTGGTGCTATCCATATGATGAGGAGACTGCTCCGTATATATGACAAGAAAAAGggcaaaaaaaggaaaaaaaaaaatgctgaTTGGGATAGAATGAAGCGAGGCGTTAATAGTAGAGTAAGCACCAGTATTAATGGAGGTGTTAATGACGGCGTTAATTGTAGCGTTAGTAAGAACCGTCTCATGTTCTTAAATCAAATTAGCAGTATGAAAAGAGACGCTGAGGGTACACTACATGAAGGTAAGGAAGCAAATGATGATATCATGTGTTGCAAAGAGAATGTAGATACAACACCCTCCAATGAAAGACAGAAAGACATGAAGAACAGTGTAGAAGG contains:
- a CDS encoding alpha/beta-hydrolase → MNETNNEKSKRNLIEKVSSEKDNSINEGVNIPTDQRANESKGFSNSYENYGSSMSSSNNNRSNTGSTSGNNVGSTSGNNVGSTSGNNVGSTSGNNVGSTSGNNVGSTSGNNVGSTSGNNVGSTSGNNVGSTSGNNVGSTSGNNVGSTSGNNIGSRNSNSNGGGERRVSSFKEGNPNGKDTASTKKLESGLNEEKETKKNYMQYDDGNPEINFFINKDNLKIARYAWKAENPKAYVFALHGITSHLRNEYLNYMGRPAWVDQRKDEHREKGNNEKEGSLRRGFIKIGGNYLSKSGSVKEHEKYVIPNGNDCNDCNDRNDRNDRNDCNDCINGISNGNYNNSTSNNNNGNIGGSARVNAPGSANIRALSFSSGKVRQRSYDREMRSQSNTNSSDEEEEEYDDDDDDDNDSSSLSCSSSELGDKRNLEKKLTMFLSCSSCISNLNETMNHVNSKFSEGALNSGNSNNYNCNYSNSNINSNSFNNTNSFNNNNNNNNNNNNNTDTNTNTNTNYYYKYNYNDDDECSDNAIDDENVLLPNKADVTKHYDSSVYYCSMCGICEYCNCGVRTLSYKNSWIEMLNENDFSFVGIDNQSHGLSEGFKNYRCYIEDFDNFILDAVQALEIFVNEWKERNELKPIIIMGLSMGGCIALKSLEYIYRSNKEWKSYIKSLVLVSPMISLGKQKNKISNRLLISATKFLKYFFPLLPVNVKESNPMYPWIKHDSEIDPYQYCGPLRVRIAAECVGAADSCLTYKNLKYIEDGDVDIIVIQSKHDCIVDPSGAIHMMRRLLRIYDKKKGKKRKKKNADWDRMKRGVNSRVSTSINGGVNDGVNCSVSKNRLMFLNQISSMKRDAEGTLHEGKEANDDIMCCKENVDTTPSNERQKDMKNSVEGYIGSPGKGNSNDGINLVSVCRSSDNNTCSSKRASVNTEIGKGERKSHIGSFAHLYEKKNILSSLVYSHESFNRINKNDEIFPISNTENDIKSERIIWNTFDYGYYKSFKLKKNIKNKNHSLSSDEEFKNLSVYILRYGCHTLPGEPNTRETISLLNDQQNDQQNDQQNDQQNDQQNDQQNDQQNDQQNDQRNE